In Centroberyx gerrardi isolate f3 chromosome 14, fCenGer3.hap1.cur.20231027, whole genome shotgun sequence, the genomic stretch TACAAAAACCTATAAGAAACACTTATTATTGTATTAGTTTGGGGAAGCTATTTGTGGTAGGGCCTGTCTGATGTTGTGGTTGGCCGAATTCATTCTTTATACCCCATATATATCtgcttttgattttatttatttttttaattttgattttaaaatgtaaaaataccaTGTGTCCTTAAAAGACAAACAGATCTGAAATAAGCCTGTTTCAGATCCGACAaccatgtatttttcttttatttcaaatCTTGCCAATGGTTTTGAATTTCCTTGTTCaagttttgcttttatgtgaagcacattgagtttcCCTGTGTAGGAAATAGTGATGCGTGGATTGCAGTTATATCCGCGGGCACCGCGGTTAATCCACGGATTGGGCGGGTCGGGTCATAAAAATTAACATTCTGATTAATTGCGGGTGGGTGAAATAATACATCattaatgaggaaaatattAATTACATTCTCTAAAATGTGAACATATTTTAAGCTTCATTTTTCGTCgttatttatttaaaaccaGCCTACTTCAGTGTAATATGTTACCATATCATCACGCTTACGTATATCCCACTGAGAAATAATGGTAATGTGTGATCGGGTgcgcataaaaaaaaaaaaaaaatcttttttgagTTCATTAATACCTGCAGCAATCCCACCGCAGCAGAAACGATAAGTGCGTCTCCCCATTAAGAGAGACGCTGTGTAGACACTAATAACAATTATTTCTATTATACAAGAGAGAAACGGGGCCGCAGCATAAATATGAAACTGTATTGCAAAGGCACAGTTCACCATGGAAACGTTTAATTACTGAAAGCAGCCTCTCTAATCTTTAAagtaaatcattaaaaaaaacactcatagCGTACATCAATACAACgaacacacaataaagaaatCACATAGAAAGCTTGCGCTGCTCGACataatttaaaaggcaatatagAGATGGAGTGAAATGTCCATGCGGGTGTGGGTCTATAAATCGTAGAAAATAATTTGTGCGGGTGGGTGATTTATGCGTACATGTGGATTCGGATGGCGTCAGAGCCGATCTGCGCATCACTAGTAGGAAACGTGCtacataaatacaattttacttACTCAATGGGAATTATGAgggtctctttttttttctgtggcagCAGGTTGCGTGTGCTGGTTTGATCTAACTTCCCGTCTGCTCCTTTTTGTTTCACAGAGAACATTCCAGAGAAGTGGACCCCGGAGGTCAAACACTTCTGTCCCAACGTTCCCATCATCCTGGTGGGCAACAAGAAAGACCTGCGCAACGACGAACACACACGCCGAGAGCTGGCCAAGATGAAGCAGGTACCTGGACTGTCACTTTCTTGAGCATTTTGCTGTTGCTCTTCTTCAGAGCTTAATTATGGTGTATTTACACCAAGCATGTTTTGTGTAGAAAGTTCTGTATATGCAGTGAATCCAGTCCTAACCCAACTCCCTGGTTTTCTTTCATCCAATAGGAGCCAGTGAAGCCGGAGGAGGGCCGGGACATGGCCAACCGGATCGCAGCATTCGGCTACATGGAGTGCTCCGCCAAGACCAAGGACGGCGTGCGGGAGGTGTTCGAGATGGCCACCAGGGCGGCGCTGCAGGCCCGCCGTGGCAAGAAGAGCAGTAAATGTCTACTGCTGTAAAATGGCCGACATCATTGGACTGTTTTTACCCTGGGTTGCTGAACCAGGGGCTAGGGCTAGGGTGGGACGGAGGGACGAAaagatgggagagggagggaggggaagaaaagagtGCAGTAAATGATTACCGCTGTAAAATGGCCGTTTTGTTGGACTCACGTTAACGCTGGGACTTTGGTtggggagggatggatggagggagggaggaaggggtggatggatggttggggaggggaggaaggagcaCAGTAGATGACTACCGCTGTAAACCATTGGACTATTTGCCCGCAGGTTACCATCAAGGTGGGACGTTTACACCAGCcgccagccaaatgctggtacaTTTTGTCTTCTCAACCAGCCACTTAGAGAGCGATCATTCGGAGATCCTAgtctattctaaaaatctagCTGACTGGTAAAATAGATAAAGGTGCTGGTGAGTTATGGGATGTACCAGAAAAGTTGGTTTCCTGCCCTGGATGACTTGATGAATGGATGGGGTTAAGCAGAGAGCACAGTATATGAGGACCACTGTAAACAGCCACCATTGGACTGTTTATCCCCAGGTTGCCATACCTGCGATCAGGGCTACGGTGGGGAGGATTGATGGAGGGGCAGTTggatgggtggagggaggggaagaaaggagcgCAGTACATGTTTGCTGCTTCCGATGGCCATGACAAGACTGTATTTACCAAACCAGGGCAAAAATTGAGATTTGTGGAGACGTGAAGTACTTGTGGCATGCTTGATCTATCCTGGCAAGTTATTTGAACAGCCTCAAAAGTAAATCTGTAGTAAGTTGTACCAATCAAGCGCTCCTCAGATGTGTGCTTTAAACAGGGTTGGGGTcgattcactttcaattcactcAGTTCAGGAAAAGCATTTCCCTCGAAAAGTTAAGAAACAAGTGCTCTAGAGCTTTTTAGGTGCTCTTGGTGTATGCACATGCTCGCACTATCAATCTCAACGCCATCTAGCGTCTCATTGGGGCTAATCCTGTACAGCCTCACAGATGCTCATTGAGATACTGTGTCCTAAGCACCTAATAACTGAGAATGAATGCTGTTATTAGCAAATGAACTGCAGTTGGAGtgtacattttgaattgaaaggGAATCGTCCCCAATACTGGTTTTCAAGTAAATACTACTGTACTGTTTGCCATCGTCTGGTCTCTACACCAACTAAGGGCTGGTGGGCTAGTGTGGGATGAAACAAGTccaagagtctaacagccctgcgacactgaattttgtggaagcgtccctgcTGGGAATCGAACTCGCAACTCTGCCCCCCCCAACAGAGCCAGAGGATCCCAAACTGCAGGACCCTCCCTGGTCCGATTTTGACCTTTCACCCCCACGCCACCTAGAGCCGTCGATTGCAAATGAATCTGGACATCACAGTTTTGAGTGGCTCCAAAATCCCCCTCCATTGTCAAGTAATCAGTGTTTCTATTCCAACTGGTCCTTCAAATATTAGGCATCTCACCATGGCAATGTTAAATATGTACTGGTTAGTTCTAGAGAAAGAGCAGCAACATGGCATCAGtgccagggtgggaaattaacactaGTCACATGCTGGTGAATTATGACTGTGGCTGGTTTGTCTACTTTGGGAGGAAGCCGGCTATCATGTAGAGATTTTACACTCTAAAAAATTGACTGAATTGGTGAAAGTGGCAGGTGAATTACAGGATCCATCAGCCACTGGGGCCACTGGGTGACAAAGGTAGCTTCCTGCCCTGCGTAGTACAACCTGGCCAAACTCTACCAATGGCTCAGCTCCCATCCATTCCAGTTCCACATACCTGACTGCTGGTGCTCATCTTCCCCTGGCTGTAGACCAGGACAaagaacaaggagaggagagtattgtgtttacatgcacaccagtAATCTCCTTATTTGGGATAACTATCACGTTTTTGTGttggcatgtaaacatcagaTGTACAATAACCTGAACTAGTTCTTTTCCCAAGTATGAGAAAACCAAATAAGATACCTGGGGTATACCACATTATCCAGTATATTAAGACGTGTACACCTTTACTGGTTACCATTGGTACTTGCCATCTACATTAACAGTTAAGCTTATAAAAACACCTTCACCATGACATGAGCTTTCATCCAAAATGCTGTGCATGTAAATGCTTCAATTGTCAGGACTGGGGAGCCAGACAGATTTGGGGGTACAACACATGTGGTGCAGGTTTTCCACATCTCactgacaggcagagtgagaaaGTACCACCTGCCAAATGTTGGTAAATTTCCGTTGTTGGGTGTTTGTCTACCTGGCCACTCTGGCAGGTAACCAGTCATCACTTGAAGCTCCTTTTCTATTCCAAatatctagttggctggtaaaatggtAAGAGTCACTGGTAAATTTTGGGATTCAGCAGCCACTGTGGCCTGTATGGACAAGACTGTAGTTTCCTTACCTCGCTGTGTGTTTAACCCCCAGATTCAGGCTCCCTTGACATTGTTGTGCCCTCCTGTTCTTCTTCCTTGTCTTCTGGGAGGAGACTGTTCCAGAAACCTagtcttgtgttgtttttatactttttttttttccctcttaaaAAAAGTCATAAATATGTTGTCTATCAGTATTTAAAATAGGAGGTGGAAGACTGGGGGACTGCTTACTTGTCGctttagtttttttctttttggtatGCTTTACCTTAATTTTTCAGATGATTTACAATTGGTTGTTACCACCCGTCAATCATCCCTGCCAAATGCTGTTATTAGGCAGTCAGGAGAAAGGCTGGCCTCTCGGCTGCCTGTCTAGAACTTCGCTAGGACCATGTGTGCTGgctgttctttttctgtttgtttgttttgaacacAAACTGGgctgaaaagacaaaagaaaaaaactttaGTCTCCTCATTATGtacaaatcatttttatttctagtttttattgtatttttaaatcCTAATTTTGGTTGCTGAAACAACGAGATACATGTTTGTAAACAAAGGAACAGGAAAACCAAGCTGTATGCAAAGTctgtaaatatgaaatgtgGGTTTGTTCATACTAGACTATACACATGCACAGGACTGGAAACTGTATTTGTAAACTAGCTTTGGTTTGTGTAATAAATTACTTTCTATAACACCCAGCTCCTATTCATTGTGGTCCAGGGGGACGGGAAGAGCGCTTCAGCTCAATCAATACACATGAATTATGAGCGGAGTAATGGATTGTGGTTTTGTGTGAACTGTCTATGGGTTTATTATGATTCTAATACTTCCGTTGGGGACATATTGAAAATGATATGAAGACAATACAGTCAAATGAAAGGAAATGTAACAAATGATCTGGAAAACTGGAGTTTAGAAGAAttagaagagaagaaagaggaaagtgAGGTGATTGAGGGATATTTAAGGGTCTGGCCTTTGGTACCAAAATGATTACATGTAGTAAGAGTTGTGCTATAAATCTCATGCCAGAAACATGATtcaccttttaaaaaaaacatcatttccagtcaaccaacagctgactaCACCAGAAACATTCCAGGATGATGTAATGAGGCCTTTCTTATCAGAAGGTCCTTGGATTCTGTCCCTCATGTGGTAAActtgtttgttgctgttgaaACCAGGTTGTGTGTATATAAGGAAGAGACCTGAGGCTGCGGAGCGTCATATCGGAGAAGGCTGTGGTTCAGGATGCGGTTCAGGATGCGGCCTGCTGCAGCGTGGCTCTTGCTGCTGTCCTGCCTGTCGGGGGTTTGGAGGACCCACGGAGACGCCGGACAGGAGACTGACACCGCAAGCCAGCGAGGCATCGTGGCACCTGAGATACGGGACgagctgaagctgctgctgcgaGAC encodes the following:
- the rhoab gene encoding rho-related GTP-binding protein RhoA-B — translated: MAAIRKKLVIVGDGACGKTCLLIVFSKDQFPEVYVPTVFENYVADIEVDSKQVELALWDTAGQEDYDRLRPLSYPDTDVILMCFSIDSPDSLENIPEKWTPEVKHFCPNVPIILVGNKKDLRNDEHTRRELAKMKQEPVKPEEGRDMANRIAAFGYMECSAKTKDGVREVFEMATRAALQARRGKKSSKCLLL